GGTTCGAACCGACGCGCTCGCCGCCGTCGAGACCGATCGTCGGATCCCCGTCGAAGCCGACACCGCGCTGGTCTCGGGACCGGTCCTGTACGTCGAGCGGACCCGGGCGCGATGGGCGTCGGTCTCACAGAATCGCACGGTCGTCGCGGTGAACGCCACCCTCTCCAATCCGACGGCGTTCGAGATCCCCCTACAGTCCGTCGGCTTCGACGTGGCGATGAACGACGTCGCGATCGCGAACGGGTCGACGGTCGACGCCACCACGATTCCCGCGGGGTCGACCGCCAACCTGACCGTCCGGGTCGTCGTGGACAACGGCAAACTCGACGCGTGGTGGCCCACCCACCTCGAACGAAATCAGACGACGCGAGTCCGGATCGATCCAAGGGTACGGGTCGACCTCTCCCGGTACGGTCGCGGCACGAGGACGGTCACTCCAGCGCCGATCAATCGAACCGTCGAGACGGATTTCTTCGCGGACGAGGGAACGTTCGGCGCGGTCTGATGGTCACTCCAGCGCGGCTTCCAGTCGCTCGATCAACTCGGTGTTGCCGACGTGGACCGGCACGCGCTGGTGGAGTTCGTCGGGCTCGACCGAAAGCAGGGATCG
This Halorientalis sp. IM1011 DNA region includes the following protein-coding sequences:
- a CDS encoding LEA type 2 family protein is translated as MFDTDRDGTGLGTAGTVLLVVAVLLVIGVSVVVAGFTTDLLGVPEVTAVDNEFAGVTESITVVDSGVTVRNPNPVTVAVDSVDLRHTVFANGVRMGWGSREAVSLPVGNSTVEIGTDLRNDRFTDWWMRHVERGERTNLTVVASVTSATFDTLYSRTVLTRTVRTDALAAVETDRRIPVEADTALVSGPVLYVERTRARWASVSQNRTVVAVNATLSNPTAFEIPLQSVGFDVAMNDVAIANGSTVDATTIPAGSTANLTVRVVVDNGKLDAWWPTHLERNQTTRVRIDPRVRVDLSRYGRGTRTVTPAPINRTVETDFFADEGTFGAV